Part of the Camelus bactrianus isolate YW-2024 breed Bactrian camel chromosome 6, ASM4877302v1, whole genome shotgun sequence genome, aaggggacaaaactcaggttcctcatcgcttgtttcacttactgtgggacaaatgatcaattcaagggtaataaatcagtgtatgagtgaataacatgactctcgttagtcccacgagtgcctggaagagcgagcctgggcacactgagaatcataacagcccatctacttaattgtcatcctccccagatttatgtaaaggttacttccacccaggcagtgacccctgaagggcaagaatcatgtctgaacacactctcaaatccagaacagaacgtgacaacaattaggctctggggtctgtgtttagcgagtgtggaatctcagtgatgccagctcttagaccttgccttcccatcccacccctcacgatatggcccttatgaccagctctcccggggctggggccatggaacacatttacaggactggaagaatctgatcatgtaaaccatcccccagattatcaccaagagtcacctgcatttcagggatcagtaatcccagaagctttgcagttcaggcagctgagggatttttatatcagctctgtcttctactgtgactgcctgggtgacatcagacaaggaattctcaaaagcctgagcttttcctttcaggaataatctaaataaaaaatctcgttgaccactcaacaagtgtgatgtgaagatcaatgatttacacaggagtacaacattcactaggtcatggatttagaatcagagaaaaatcatttgagaaagattgacagaatgtagctttaatgcaaatttaagtattcttacctttcagtaaatcatcttcttccccaacttatcacttcacccaagtttaaaagatgtttgagaacagggatgagtgtgccagcaatctgggacccaataacctaaaatgtcacctaggaaaaagaggggagtaacacatttttaaaaagcatggtgaggatggcggggccatcccccaactccagactaagaagctctaagtaatagatttcctgcctgcctggggcatcagctgatgtgaaaacccacccagaaacctcactgtccagcagctcctccgtaacacaggctacactttctcagaattaagaattggggccagtaaccacttcAAAGTGGTTAAagtcaaagaagaagaagagagttctgcccctccccaggggagagcccagaccttgggctgcatgcactgagcccacctcccaggagaaggataaactggagaagggcgtcctgcgaaactggggcagcaaatgttcagatgggaaaaaattgaccggctggccagggacagccccctccgtcgctgccttggcggctgcctccgccccctcagcacatcctgcccatttccggtggttaagctgtcagggaaacagtgctttgcgacctggggcaacagaggctgcccccaggccaagctgcgggggaaatgggatctaaaccaccagctcccaagaggcaagctccatacccccgccaacaacccgccgcccccgcaccctacagcacccccggggcaatatgtcctggagaagggtgacccgggaatgaggggcagcagaggccacccccacgtcaggcctccagagagatgggagcttatcctccagcccgccaggggcagacccccctcctctccaacccctgatgtcaccgcgcccacctcccaggagcaacctgaccgggtgtggggtttcaggctaatcttgggcgggagaggccgtccccaggccaggtcaggggagaggagaagaagtggccccattaggcggggcagccggccgtcgcagctgcctctgcccctcgacagcatcgcgcccgcctcccaggagcaagctgacctgaaGACGGGCAtctggcttcttgggcagcagagtacgcccccaggtttggccgtggggaagaggagagcaaattgacaggctccgcgctgcaggtcctctacccctgctgtcgcctcccccacactttaaaggcacttcccagggcgcccctcccccagcaggctaaatgggacaggtgtgtctggtgatctgaggcaggagaggccactcccacaccaggccatcggggagacgggagccaatccaccagctccccaggcagccccctacccccacagcagccaccgctcctgccccctgacctcacggtggccgcctctagggagcaggctgacctggaaatggacttccggcgaactagggacaacagggaccgcccccagggcaaaccatggggagaaatgggagcaaatggaccggctccatgggaaaacctgccgctgctgccaccacccccaacgtaacacgcccgcctcctggggccaggctgactaggatacacgtgtctcttaacccagggcaagagacaccgcccccaggacaagccgcggggaagatgggagcaaatgtgcccgctcccccgctgcaggcccccgacccccgccacccgtgcaccctgactaccctgcctcccgcccccaacaggcaaagtgggaaagggttatcccgggacctggcgcaacagaggccgcctgcaggccacgcggcacagacatgggagctaatcctcaagctcccccggggcagcctccctatccccgcagccaccaccttcccagccccctgactgcaccgcacccatctcccaggagcaagctcacctggagtcggacctcaggcaaatctctggcggcagaggtcgcccccaagccaggccgcgggggagagaagaaatggagcagctccctggaacggacccaaacccccagccgccgccgccgccgccgccgccgcctcccaggaccaagctcacctggagaccggcgtcccgcctctacggcagcagaagccgcccctggctccgccgcgggggagagcggagcgaattgaccggcttccgtgcggcagcccccctatccccgtgggccctgcaccttaaccgcaccgcctccactccccactaagcaagctgagtgggacaggtgtgtgaggcgacctggggcagcagaggccgctcccaggcccggcagccgggagaaggcaactattccatcagttcgccaggggcagccccgctccgcccccttgccgctgccaccgcccccgacctaaccgccccaccacccaggagaaAGCTTaactggagtccaacatctggcgaatctccggcggccaacgcccccccaggccaggctgcagggaagagaagacatcgac contains:
- the LOC141577998 gene encoding uncharacterized protein LOC141577998 isoform X5; the protein is MSCDPVDAQHPPAEETDCLRYMKGEDTYYPHGAKVVLGVCCLYSRWARVALGIPVPEFLQYTRCLFPNLQNWNDVNHPAVHSMVHPRLELSGSKSISEGTYLKRNGFPDSEGQRKHQPGLEKENSISEPVLGDLTEITLVAQASDREHVPSCSQPQTSTDASYTDKDPGLGGRWPPEIRQMLDSRAASAAVEAGRRSPGELGPGRRRRRRRRRLGVWVRSRELLHFFSPPRPGLGATSAARDLPEVRLQKPDARLQLNHRKWAGCAEGAEAAAKAATEGAVPGQPVNFFPSEHLLPQFRRTPFSSLSFSWEVGSVHAAQGDILGYWVPDCWHTHPCSQTSFKLG
- the LOC141577998 gene encoding uncharacterized protein LOC141577998 isoform X7, translating into MEPRWCWESAVCTAVGLVLLWASLCLNSCSTLGVHSMVHPRLELSGSKSISEGTYLKRNGFPDSEGQRKHQPGLEKENSISEPVLGDLTEITLVAQASDREHVPSCSQPQTSTDASYTDKDPGLGGRWPPEIRQMLDSRAASAAVEAGRRSPGELGPGRRRRRRRRRLGVWVRSRELLHFFSPPRPGLGATSAARDLPEVRLQKPDARLQLNHRKWAGCAEGAEAAAKAATEGAVPGQPVNFFPSEHLLPQFRRTPFSSLSFSWEVGSVHAAQGDILGYWVPDCWHTHPCSQTSFKLG